A region of Moorena producens PAL-8-15-08-1 DNA encodes the following proteins:
- a CDS encoding pentapeptide repeat-containing protein, whose product MANNLHINLLRQGFKVWNQWRKLNPLSIPNLKGANLTGLNLFKVDLSGADLSEVDFSKTSLYNANLSGANLYKANLSTAILQEADLSEASLIEANLKDKKFPQTNLSGANLTRANLNGVKFYPHTNLSKTNFSRSNLRGADFSGLNLRGSNFTGANLYKANLSATNLNGTNFSGANLSGANLEYANLREAQIQEATIDEKWYLVWDIVNNGVEGRELQGLDLSMADLEEANLCEADLSSVDFTRTKLNGANLAKSILVKANFCEADLRGADLRGADLRGANLNYTKLHRTQIQEAIIDEKWYLVWDIVNNGAEERDLSQVDLSQADLSEANFKNGNLSRVDFSRSILNRADLSWTDLSRANFTKANLAGANFNWADFNNADLSEVQGFRSITCSGANFNGAIFPQTRSLLDFPAHAAAPVRNKKEFFQSLLSWKNQESLNESLRKKSLLSSEQSFIPGILLYTDEDEKLSLYVRKHFDALDKLTGDWCTIYLLENPSPKWRQANHNWRRMIESGLDLNWFRTKPYDKSEAYDIARELNVELSNLPCLVLISPDNLSERLVFEIQEVSASYLRKLFSTIEKLVISSKFKVFNQQKRRFLAFEHIKNNFHEIVDFLEKNATKDEQNSGVKYFFNSNNLSVSVEPVNIENVNYTDKSRSLTVGDVGGDFKPIASSLIADGLTVSGAVAESIDFDQSMPKGVELQNRQEEKTLSQTSQSYQSKSIVKVVVIIVIFFAILAGVAAYIFLQLGLSRNPVPRPSQEQSAM is encoded by the coding sequence ATGGCAAACAATCTGCATATTAACTTACTGAGGCAAGGTTTTAAAGTCTGGAATCAATGGAGAAAGCTAAATCCTCTAAGTATTCCTAATCTTAAGGGGGCGAATCTTACAGGATTAAACCTCTTTAAAGTAGATCTCAGTGGAGCAGATCTCAGTGAAGTAGACTTTAGCAAGACCTCACTCTACAACGCAAACTTAAGTGGTGCGAACCTCTATAAAGCCAACCTTAGTACTGCAATTCTTCAGGAAGCAGACCTTAGTGAAGCAAGTCTTATCGAAGCTAACCTGAAAGATAAGAAATTTCCTCAAACAAATCTCAGCGGAGCAAATCTTACTAGGGCAAACCTTAATGGAGTAAAATTCTATCCACATACAAACCTTAGTAAGACCAACTTTAGTCGGTCTAATCTCAGGGGAGCAGATTTTAGCGGACTAAATTTAAGGGGTAGTAACTTTACTGGAGCAAATTTGTATAAGGCAAATCTTAGTGCAACAAACCTTAATGGAACAAACTTCAGTGGCGCTAATCTTAGTGGAGCTAACCTTGAATATGCAAATTTACGAGAAGCCCAGATTCAAGAAGCAACTATTGATGAGAAATGGTATTTAGTTTGGGACATCGTTAATAATGGTGTAGAAGGGCGAGAGCTTCAAGGACTTGACCTAAGTATGGCTGACCTTGAAGAAGCAAATCTTTGTGAAGCTGATTTGAGTAGCGTCGATTTCACAAGAACAAAGCTTAATGGAGCTAATCTTGCCAAGTCTATTCTAGTCAAAGCTAATTTCTGTGAGGCAGATCTTAGGGGAGCAGATCTTAGGGGAGCAGATCTTAGGGGAGCGAACCTCAACTATACAAAATTACACCGCACCCAAATTCAGGAAGCAATTATTGACGAAAAATGGTACTTGGTTTGGGACATTGTTAATAATGGTGCGGAAGAACGAGATCTTAGCCAAGTCGATCTTAGCCAAGCCGACCTGAGCGAAGCAAACTTCAAAAACGGAAATCTTAGCAGAGTTGACTTTAGTCGCTCTATTTTGAACAGAGCCGATTTGAGTTGGACGGATCTTAGTAGAGCAAATTTCACGAAAGCAAATCTTGCCGGAGCAAATTTTAACTGGGCAGACTTCAATAATGCAGATCTTAGCGAAGTCCAAGGATTTCGCTCAATAACCTGTAGCGGTGCTAATTTTAATGGCGCAATCTTCCCTCAAACAAGAAGTTTATTGGACTTTCCTGCACATGCTGCAGCTCCAGTCCGAAATAAAAAAGAGTTTTTTCAAAGTCTACTCTCTTGGAAAAATCAAGAATCGCTTAATGAATCCCTCAGGAAAAAATCGTTATTATCATCTGAACAAAGTTTTATACCTGGAATATTGCTGTATACGGATGAAGATGAAAAATTATCCCTTTATGTAAGAAAACACTTTGATGCTCTAGACAAACTAACGGGAGATTGGTGTACTATCTATCTTTTGGAGAATCCCTCCCCTAAGTGGAGACAAGCAAATCACAATTGGAGGAGAATGATTGAATCTGGTTTGGATCTAAACTGGTTTAGAACTAAACCCTACGATAAGTCTGAAGCCTATGATATTGCTAGAGAGTTGAACGTGGAGTTAAGCAATCTTCCATGTCTTGTTCTTATTTCTCCTGACAACTTATCTGAAAGACTCGTATTTGAAATCCAAGAAGTATCAGCAAGCTACTTGCGGAAATTATTCTCAACTATTGAAAAATTAGTAATAAGTTCTAAATTTAAAGTATTCAATCAACAAAAAAGACGATTTTTAGCTTTTGAGCATATAAAAAATAATTTTCATGAAATAGTTGATTTTTTAGAAAAAAATGCTACTAAGGATGAACAAAATTCTGGTGTCAAGTATTTTTTTAACAGTAATAATCTTTCGGTTTCCGTTGAGCCAGTTAATATCGAAAATGTAAATTACACGGATAAAAGTCGAAGTTTGACAGTAGGAGATGTCGGGGGAGATTTTAAACCAATTGCTTCATCATTGATAGCAGATGGTTTGACTGTGAGTGGTGCAGTTGCTGAATCTATCGATTTTGACCAAAGCATGCCTAAAGGGGTGGAGCTTCAAAACCGACAGGAGGAAAAAACTCTAAGCCAAACCTCTCAATCTTATCAATCCAAATCTATAGTTAAAGTTGTAGTAATAATTGTTATTTTCTTTGCTATCCTCGCAGGAGTAGCAGCATACATATTCTTACAATTAGGCTTATCTAGGAATCCCGTGCCTCGCCCATCTCAAGAGCAAAGTGCGATGTAG
- a CDS encoding DUF3067 family protein gives MTGQDLHQLLLNKWGRSYDIQIRRTQGKIFVQIMWKYLEQQSFPLSEAEYLEHLDTVANYIRGWGGASQVQEFINKTRERPRLGKVVSIPIELGERSSEWMVEDF, from the coding sequence ATGACAGGACAGGACTTGCACCAACTCCTGCTCAATAAGTGGGGACGCTCCTATGACATCCAGATTCGGAGGACTCAAGGGAAAATCTTTGTTCAGATCATGTGGAAGTATCTAGAGCAGCAATCCTTCCCCCTTTCCGAAGCTGAGTACCTAGAGCATTTAGATACAGTAGCCAACTATATCCGAGGTTGGGGAGGAGCCAGCCAGGTGCAAGAGTTCATTAACAAAACCCGTGAGCGTCCACGACTAGGCAAAGTGGTCAGTATTCCGATCGAACTAGGTGAGCGGTCCTCAGAATGGATGGTAGAGGATTTTTAG
- a CDS encoding filamentous hemagglutinin N-terminal domain-containing protein, with protein sequence MQLGLVVLLEVSSLWLLFASPTLAQITPDSTLGNENSQVTPNQTIRGAVADLIEGGAIRDSNLFHSFLEFNVGNGQRVYFANPDGITNILTRVTGNNLSQILGTLGVNGSANLFLLNPNGINFGTNASLDVAGSFVASTADSAVFDNGFNFSASDPNAPPLLTINIPTGLQYGSNPGSVNVIGATLGIQTGQTMALLGGEVNLNGATVEVPGGRVELGGLSSPGTVTLNGATSVSFPDGVQRGDISLTNSSLVDVTNVNGGTIAINSANFDMSASALQAGLTDGASIPDAVAGNITINALGNTTLSDKSLIANDIETNAIGNGGNIQLTTSALTITGGSRVQTVTNSHGASGNIEINANGAINISGFTEDGLFSGILTRSAADTSGPGGNITINNAEGSLNLANRGFIGTVTNSSSNGGAIALDLNTLVLETGGQIVTATTNLGNAGDITINASESVTISGESRDFVPNPFLELDTFDLNALEFITEPNPDVAESGALGIPYVSIERTPEQIINGTTVLGAAETQFDYFSFSITTSNSRAIFDIDNGFTGEDGSIDTRIFLFNLGTGELLEVNEDSLATDGAGGSIEVFGSFSTDSLIDTTITEPGIYLLGVGAFPSTANNSELIQGTTPKVGDTYTLQVSLENQGTQGVSLPEDPFNPANFNPNVEARSGLFSESRGTGDGGSLTINTDKLILNNRGRISTDTLDGSAGGNITFNVGSLLEVNGSSLISSIVRGKGNGGNLVIDTKKFQLNGGIVITETLSSGNAGQITITANESVMLSSTVEERGRIDSNATLEATGQLGKIVVETPVLQLRDGAQIRSINRGNGDGGSVMVTANLVEAIGTSPDGLLFSSGFYISTQGSGPGGNLTIETEDLVLTDGGAFYSDTTGPGNAGYIRVYASESVDVIGTDSTTTFSTGIYTSILTLGTTREQTTGNGGELLIETGNLRVAEGARLQASAVGPGNAGDITIRASSVEVSDPFVDFTGTVSGVLVSVDPGATGNGGKLEIDAQRLHIFDGGQVIASSFGDGEAGDIILNVNDIDVTGISEDGQFPSRIAAFSVENSPAGSVTITSKNLTVRDRAEISVSARGNGDNAKAGDLNITASSIVLDQATLSAEVSAGDKGNIILNSQLILMRDRSNITTNATGSATGGNITIDTDLLVALDNSDITANAENSFGGRVIINALGIFGTEFREQQTPDSDITASSQLGASFSGTVEINAPSDDPSAGLFELPDNFVNPKLLVATGCATDDGNRFVQIGRGGLPTDPTKPLVGETLWVDLRPLPRHSARRRKNRVHAAKASNGSSASNAVNSRRSRIIEANRWIINNDGVVELVADSVQSSSFISWFSPYYCVR encoded by the coding sequence ATGCAATTAGGCTTAGTGGTATTACTTGAAGTAAGTAGTTTATGGTTATTATTCGCCTCACCTACGTTAGCTCAAATTACCCCAGATAGTACCTTGGGCAATGAAAATTCTCAGGTTACTCCCAATCAGACTATCCGTGGTGCAGTAGCGGATTTAATCGAAGGGGGAGCAATTCGAGATAGTAACTTATTCCACAGTTTTCTGGAATTTAATGTTGGTAATGGTCAACGAGTGTATTTTGCTAATCCCGATGGCATTACTAATATTTTGACTCGTGTGACTGGTAACAACCTCTCTCAAATTCTGGGCACCTTGGGAGTAAACGGTAGCGCTAATTTATTCTTGCTTAATCCCAATGGTATTAACTTTGGAACCAATGCGAGCTTAGATGTAGCAGGCTCGTTTGTGGCTAGCACTGCTGATAGTGCGGTATTTGACAATGGTTTCAACTTTAGCGCTAGTGATCCCAATGCCCCACCATTGTTAACCATCAATATTCCCACTGGTTTGCAATATGGTAGCAATCCTGGCTCAGTCAACGTGATAGGAGCTACTTTAGGCATTCAGACAGGGCAAACCATGGCCTTACTTGGCGGTGAAGTAAACCTCAATGGTGCCACCGTTGAAGTGCCAGGGGGACGGGTGGAATTAGGAGGATTATCCAGTCCAGGAACAGTTACCCTCAATGGCGCGACATCCGTCAGTTTTCCTGATGGAGTCCAACGAGGTGATATTTCCTTGACTAACAGTAGCTTAGTAGATGTAACTAATGTTAATGGCGGAACTATTGCCATCAATAGTGCTAACTTCGACATGTCAGCCAGTGCGTTACAAGCTGGATTGACCGATGGAGCATCAATACCAGATGCCGTAGCTGGCAATATTACTATTAACGCTCTTGGCAATACCACTCTCAGTGACAAGAGTTTGATTGCTAATGATATAGAAACAAATGCAATAGGCAATGGCGGAAACATACAGCTAACCACTAGCGCTCTTACTATCACTGGTGGCTCAAGAGTTCAAACTGTTACCAATAGCCATGGGGCATCAGGAAATATTGAGATTAATGCCAATGGTGCCATTAATATCTCCGGTTTCACTGAGGATGGGTTATTTAGTGGGATTCTCACTCGTTCCGCTGCTGACACTAGTGGTCCGGGTGGCAACATTACCATTAATAATGCCGAAGGGTCACTGAATCTAGCTAATCGGGGATTTATCGGTACAGTAACCAACAGTAGTAGTAATGGCGGTGCGATCGCACTGGATCTCAATACCTTAGTCCTGGAAACGGGCGGACAGATTGTCACGGCTACCACTAATCTAGGTAATGCTGGAGATATCACCATTAACGCTAGCGAAAGTGTCACTATATCTGGGGAAAGTCGGGATTTTGTCCCTAATCCTTTCTTGGAATTAGACACCTTTGACTTAAATGCTCTGGAGTTTATTACTGAACCGAATCCCGACGTAGCTGAATCCGGAGCATTAGGAATACCCTATGTTTCCATTGAACGGACTCCAGAACAGATTATTAATGGCACCACCGTATTGGGTGCAGCAGAAACTCAATTCGATTACTTCTCCTTTAGCATTACTACTAGTAACAGTCGAGCTATTTTCGACATCGACAATGGCTTTACAGGGGAAGACGGTAGCATAGATACTAGGATTTTCCTGTTTAATCTCGGTACAGGAGAATTATTAGAGGTTAATGAAGATTCTTTAGCTACTGATGGTGCCGGTGGCAGTATAGAAGTCTTTGGCAGTTTCAGCACAGACTCCTTAATTGATACCACCATCACTGAGCCAGGGATTTACTTACTCGGAGTCGGTGCCTTCCCCTCTACTGCTAATAATAGTGAATTGATCCAGGGAACAACACCAAAAGTGGGGGACACTTACACCCTGCAAGTGTCTTTAGAAAACCAAGGCACTCAGGGAGTCTCGTTACCGGAAGACCCATTCAATCCGGCTAACTTTAATCCTAATGTGGAAGCCAGGAGCGGCTTATTTTCCGAATCGAGAGGCACAGGGGATGGTGGCAGCTTAACCATTAATACTGACAAATTGATACTGAATAATCGTGGTAGAATTTCCACCGATACCTTAGATGGGAGTGCTGGTGGCAATATTACCTTCAATGTCGGCTCATTGCTGGAAGTGAATGGATCAAGCTTAATCTCAAGCATTGTCCGGGGTAAGGGAAATGGGGGCAACCTCGTGATTGATACCAAAAAATTCCAGCTGAACGGGGGTATTGTAATTACCGAGACCTTGAGCTCCGGTAATGCTGGTCAGATTACCATTACTGCAAACGAATCTGTGATGCTATCAAGTACAGTTGAAGAGCGTGGGCGCATCGATAGCAACGCCACACTTGAAGCAACTGGCCAGCTTGGGAAGATAGTTGTTGAAACTCCAGTTTTGCAGTTGCGTGATGGCGCTCAGATTCGCTCGATTAATCGGGGTAATGGGGATGGGGGCAGTGTAATGGTAACAGCTAACTTAGTCGAAGCCATTGGTACCTCACCTGATGGTCTTCTATTTTCCAGCGGCTTTTATATATCTACACAGGGCTCCGGCCCTGGCGGCAATTTAACCATTGAAACCGAGGATTTGGTTCTCACAGATGGAGGAGCATTTTACTCTGATACCACTGGACCTGGTAATGCCGGATATATCAGGGTATATGCCTCAGAGTCGGTAGATGTGATTGGCACTGATTCTACTACTACATTTTCTACTGGCATATATACAAGTATACTAACTCTTGGTACTACTAGGGAGCAAACCACTGGGAATGGGGGCGAGCTACTGATTGAAACTGGGAATTTGCGAGTGGCTGAAGGGGCACGCCTCCAAGCCTCTGCGGTTGGTCCTGGCAATGCTGGCGATATTACGATTAGGGCTAGCTCGGTAGAAGTCAGTGATCCCTTTGTCGATTTTACTGGCACTGTAAGTGGTGTGTTGGTTTCCGTGGATCCAGGAGCCACTGGCAATGGCGGGAAATTAGAGATAGATGCTCAACGGTTGCACATCTTCGATGGTGGACAGGTGATTGCTTCTAGCTTCGGGGATGGTGAAGCTGGGGATATCATCCTCAATGTTAATGACATAGATGTCACTGGCATTTCAGAGGATGGTCAGTTTCCTAGTCGGATTGCGGCCTTCTCTGTGGAAAACTCCCCTGCGGGTTCAGTGACCATTACCAGCAAAAACTTGACCGTTCGCGATCGCGCCGAAATTTCCGTCAGTGCTCGTGGTAATGGGGATAATGCCAAAGCGGGTGATCTCAACATTACGGCCTCCTCGATTGTATTAGATCAAGCTACCCTTTCTGCTGAAGTCAGTGCTGGTGATAAGGGCAATATTATTCTGAATTCCCAGCTGATATTAATGCGCGATCGCAGTAACATCACTACCAATGCTACAGGTTCTGCCACTGGTGGTAACATTACTATTGATACTGACTTGCTAGTTGCCCTCGACAATAGCGATATCACGGCCAATGCTGAAAATAGCTTTGGCGGACGAGTGATTATCAATGCTTTAGGCATTTTTGGCACTGAATTTAGAGAACAACAAACCCCCGATAGTGATATTACCGCCTCTTCCCAACTGGGAGCTTCCTTTAGCGGTACTGTCGAAATTAATGCACCTTCGGATGACCCTAGTGCGGGATTATTCGAGCTACCAGACAATTTTGTTAATCCCAAACTGCTAGTTGCCACTGGTTGCGCTACCGATGATGGCAATCGATTTGTCCAAATTGGCCGGGGTGGCTTACCCACAGACCCCACTAAACCTCTTGTGGGTGAAACCCTGTGGGTAGATTTACGTCCATTACCTCGCCACAGCGCTCGCCGTAGGAAAAATCGTGTACATGCTGCTAAAGCTTCTAATGGTTCTAGTGCTTCCAATGCAGTTAACTCACGTCGGTCTAGAATTATTGAAGCTAATCGATGGATTATTAATAACGACGGAGTGGTCGAGTTAGTGGCTGATTCAGTTCAGTCGAGTTCCTTCATTTCCTGGTTCTCTCCTTATTATTGCGTACGGTAA
- the petA gene encoding cytochrome f: protein MRTPDVSVMVNRGKGMIARAIVLVVAAVALFFASDLAVPQSAAAYPFWAQQTAPQTPRDATGKLACANCHLAQKPTEVEIPQSVLPDTVFEAVVKIPYDLEAQEVYGDGSKGGLQVGAVVMLPDGFKIAPPDRIPEEIKEETENIYYQPYSEDQENIVLVGPLPGEEYQEIVFPVLSPDPRTEKDIYFGKYQLHVGGNRGRGQVYPAGNLSNNNAFNASATGEITKITFEEYVGYDVTIKTADGETVVDTVPPGPELLVAEGDQVVSGQPLSTDPNVGGFGQRDVEVVLQDPARIKWLMLFIGAIMLSQVLLVLKKKQVEKVQAAEMNF from the coding sequence ATGAGAACACCTGATGTATCGGTGATGGTTAACCGTGGCAAGGGGATGATTGCCAGAGCTATCGTTTTGGTTGTGGCAGCTGTGGCCCTTTTCTTTGCCAGTGATCTGGCAGTTCCCCAGTCAGCTGCTGCCTATCCCTTCTGGGCACAGCAAACTGCTCCACAAACCCCTCGTGATGCCACTGGTAAGCTGGCTTGTGCTAATTGTCACTTAGCACAGAAACCGACAGAAGTGGAAATTCCCCAATCGGTACTGCCAGATACTGTATTTGAAGCTGTGGTTAAGATCCCCTATGACCTAGAAGCACAAGAGGTCTATGGTGATGGGTCTAAAGGTGGCTTACAGGTTGGTGCCGTGGTGATGTTACCCGACGGTTTCAAGATTGCTCCTCCTGACCGGATTCCGGAGGAAATCAAAGAAGAAACCGAGAACATTTACTACCAACCTTACAGCGAAGACCAGGAAAATATAGTACTCGTTGGTCCTCTACCAGGTGAGGAGTATCAAGAAATTGTGTTCCCAGTTCTCTCTCCTGACCCCAGAACTGAGAAAGATATCTATTTTGGTAAATACCAGCTTCATGTCGGTGGTAACCGGGGACGGGGTCAGGTTTACCCCGCTGGTAACCTTAGCAATAATAATGCCTTCAATGCTTCTGCCACTGGTGAAATTACCAAAATTACCTTTGAAGAGTATGTTGGCTACGACGTCACTATCAAGACAGCAGACGGCGAGACTGTAGTTGATACGGTTCCCCCTGGCCCAGAGTTACTGGTTGCTGAAGGAGATCAGGTAGTATCAGGACAACCTCTGAGTACTGATCCTAATGTTGGTGGATTTGGTCAAAGGGATGTGGAAGTCGTCTTACAAGACCCAGCTCGGATTAAGTGGTTGATGCTATTCATCGGCGCAATTATGCTATCTCAAGTGTTGCTAGTTCTGAAGAAGAAGCAAGTTGAGAAAGTCCAAGCTGCTGAAATGAATTTCTAG
- a CDS encoding DUF29 family protein, whose translation MEHLLKRQSESPSLKPYLESVFSDCYRYPLKKVSRNYPSVSFPQNCPFTYDILDQD comes from the coding sequence ATGGAACATTTGCTGAAAAGGCAGTCTGAATCTCCTAGCCTCAAGCCTTATCTTGAATCGGTCTTTTCCGATTGCTACAGATATCCACTGAAGAAGGTGAGCAGGAATTATCCATCTGTTAGTTTCCCCCAGAATTGTCCTTTCACTTATGACATTTTAGATCAAGATTGA
- the petC gene encoding cytochrome b6-f complex iron-sulfur subunit — translation MAQASGSPDVPDMGRRQFMNLLAFGTITGTFVGALYPIVKYFIPPSSGGAGGGVTAKDALGNDINVSEFLASHNVGDRTLTQGLKGDPTYVIVTEDQGLEAYGLNAVCTHLGCVVPWNASKNRFICPCHGSQYDNTGKVVRGPAPLSLALAHATVTENDTLVFSPWKETDFRTGEEPWWS, via the coding sequence ATGGCTCAAGCTTCTGGCTCTCCAGACGTTCCAGATATGGGGCGTCGCCAATTTATGAACCTCTTGGCGTTTGGGACAATTACCGGCACATTTGTTGGAGCTCTCTACCCAATCGTTAAGTATTTTATCCCCCCATCCAGTGGTGGGGCTGGTGGTGGTGTCACAGCTAAAGATGCTTTGGGCAATGACATCAATGTCAGCGAGTTTTTAGCTAGTCACAATGTAGGCGATCGCACCCTGACTCAAGGTCTCAAAGGGGATCCCACCTATGTGATTGTTACTGAAGATCAAGGTCTTGAGGCTTACGGTCTCAACGCGGTTTGCACTCACTTAGGCTGTGTTGTGCCTTGGAATGCTAGTAAGAACCGGTTCATCTGTCCTTGCCATGGATCCCAGTATGACAATACTGGCAAGGTAGTACGCGGACCAGCGCCTTTGTCTCTAGCTTTGGCCCACGCCACGGTAACGGAAAACGACACCCTAGTCTTCAGCCCCTGGAAGGAAACTGACTTCCGCACTGGTGAAGAGCCTTGGTGGAGTTAA
- a CDS encoding tetratricopeptide repeat-containing sulfotransferase family protein produces MKIQLKLAKDHANRGSLYAQQQQWPDAIACYEKAIAIDPKFAGAYRNLARVFAKTGQQAEATECWYQALTLEPNWAKPEEHVKLGNRLWSLGKPDQAITCYRQALQLKPNLLQVYYRLGEILQSQGKMEDAIAFYQQAVENNPRNHQAMNYYRQIVDSNPNASAKDYHQLGQLLRGQSRFKEAIESYQKAIELDPCFKRAYVDLQYTWIESEQLEELITFYRQCIERQPDFPLAWGNLGDVLTEQGQLEEAISCYQTSAYKKAVASNPKLAEVDWKPKKEHGPDFVIIGAARSGTSSLYMYLSRYPQIISPHKKELNFFSKYFNQGIDWYLAHFPSITDTPNFLAGEASPNYFDCTESAQRMFQCFPKVKLIVLLRNPVDRAISCYYHNFYHGREKRSLEDALALEKQRLETLTESELLQIGYRHPNNLLGSLYVYKLKRWMEIFPREQFLIVKSEDFYSNTKTVMSTIIEFLGLSDQKFFQYPKCNGRSYTPISQDLRQTLSDFFRPHNQKLEEYLGIKFNWD; encoded by the coding sequence GTGAAAATTCAATTAAAGTTGGCTAAAGACCATGCTAATCGGGGGAGTCTGTATGCTCAACAGCAACAGTGGCCAGATGCGATCGCATGTTACGAAAAAGCGATCGCTATTGACCCCAAATTTGCTGGAGCTTACCGTAACTTGGCTCGGGTTTTCGCTAAGACAGGTCAACAGGCGGAAGCTACCGAGTGCTGGTATCAAGCCCTAACCCTAGAGCCAAATTGGGCTAAACCAGAGGAGCATGTTAAGTTGGGCAACAGGTTGTGGTCTCTAGGCAAACCAGACCAAGCCATCACCTGTTATCGACAAGCGCTTCAGTTGAAGCCCAATTTACTCCAAGTTTACTATCGTCTGGGGGAGATACTCCAATCCCAGGGAAAGATGGAAGATGCGATCGCATTTTATCAACAGGCGGTCGAGAATAATCCCCGAAATCACCAAGCCATGAACTATTATCGACAAATAGTCGATAGTAATCCCAACGCTAGCGCTAAAGATTATCATCAGTTGGGTCAACTCCTCAGAGGGCAAAGTCGATTTAAAGAAGCCATAGAGTCTTATCAAAAAGCGATTGAGCTTGACCCCTGTTTTAAGCGAGCTTATGTAGACCTACAGTACACCTGGATTGAATCAGAACAGTTAGAGGAACTTATCACCTTTTATCGACAGTGCATCGAACGGCAACCAGATTTTCCGCTGGCTTGGGGGAATTTAGGGGATGTGCTAACCGAGCAAGGGCAACTTGAAGAAGCGATTAGCTGTTACCAAACTAGTGCTTACAAAAAAGCAGTTGCATCCAATCCCAAGCTAGCCGAGGTTGACTGGAAACCTAAAAAAGAACATGGTCCAGACTTCGTTATTATTGGAGCGGCCAGATCTGGTACATCTTCATTATATATGTATCTGAGTCGTTATCCACAAATTATCTCCCCTCATAAAAAAGAGTTAAATTTTTTCAGTAAATATTTTAATCAAGGGATTGATTGGTATCTCGCTCATTTTCCATCCATTACCGACACTCCTAATTTTTTAGCTGGAGAAGCAAGCCCTAATTATTTTGACTGCACTGAATCTGCCCAACGGATGTTTCAGTGTTTTCCCAAGGTTAAGCTGATTGTTTTATTGAGAAATCCTGTTGATCGCGCCATCTCTTGTTACTATCACAATTTTTATCATGGCCGAGAAAAGCGCAGTCTAGAAGATGCCCTAGCTCTAGAGAAGCAACGACTGGAAACCTTGACAGAATCAGAGCTATTACAGATTGGGTATCGACACCCAAATAATTTATTAGGAAGTCTTTACGTCTATAAGTTAAAACGATGGATGGAGATTTTTCCGAGAGAACAATTTTTAATAGTGAAGAGTGAAGACTTCTATAGCAATACTAAGACTGTCATGAGTACCATCATTGAATTCTTGGGGTTATCTGATCAGAAATTTTTTCAATACCCCAAATGCAATGGTAGGTCTTACACTCCCATTAGTCAAGACTTGAGACAAACCTTAAGTGACTTCTTTCGACCTCATAATCAGAAGTTGGAAGAGTATTTGGGAATAAAGTTTAATTGGGATTAG
- a CDS encoding Uma2 family endonuclease, which translates to MSHFPLLNSLLPAPCSLLPAPCSLFPVPCSLFPKITMVKTTSKLTFEEYLEYDDGTDNRYELFDGELVELPPESEPNNWRVMWLRDELIQLVYRRLIKMHNCELQVPGNPQNRYPDLVVIREEHLIQTEKRLTITLDLLPPQFVAEVVSPYKNQRDENYRRDYVEKVQQYQERAIPEYWIIDPQEQLVTVLVLNNGCYEKQKFRGNEQIVSQTFGDFKFTALQVISAN; encoded by the coding sequence TTGTCCCACTTCCCTCTTCTGAATTCACTGCTCCCTGCTCCCTGCTCCCTGCTCCCTGCTCCCTGTTCCCTGTTCCCTGTTCCCTGTTCCCTGTTCCCTAAAATCACCATGGTTAAAACCACCTCCAAACTCACTTTTGAGGAATACCTGGAATATGATGATGGCACAGATAACCGTTATGAGCTATTTGATGGGGAGTTAGTAGAATTGCCTCCTGAGAGTGAACCAAATAATTGGAGGGTAATGTGGCTAAGGGATGAATTAATCCAACTAGTTTACCGCCGTTTAATTAAAATGCACAATTGTGAATTACAAGTTCCAGGAAATCCTCAAAACCGCTATCCAGATTTGGTAGTGATTAGAGAAGAACATCTTATCCAAACCGAAAAACGCCTAACTATCACCCTTGATCTGCTTCCCCCACAGTTTGTGGCTGAAGTAGTTAGCCCCTACAAAAACCAAAGGGATGAAAACTACCGACGTGATTATGTAGAGAAAGTACAACAATACCAAGAAAGGGCTATTCCTGAATATTGGATTATTGACCCCCAAGAGCAGTTAGTAACTGTGCTGGTATTAAACAATGGTTGTTATGAAAAACAAAAATTTCGGGGTAATGAGCAGATTGTTTCCCAGACTTTCGGTGATTTTAAGTTTACAGCTTTACAGGTAATAAGTGCTAATTGA